One segment of Caldanaerobius polysaccharolyticus DSM 13641 DNA contains the following:
- a CDS encoding UDP-N-acetylglucosamine 1-carboxyvinyltransferase: MEKFIVHGGTPLHGRVKISGAKNSAVAIIPAAILSGSRCVVSNIPRINDTIYIMDMLENIGIGVDFKGNTVYIDSSGIKSTYIPANLANRLRASYYFVGALLGRYKEAHVPLPGGCNIGVRPIDQHIKGFRSLGAEVYIEHGIINAKADKLVGTNIYLDVVSVGATINIMLAACMAEGMTVIENAAKEPHVVDVANFLNAMGASIRGAGTDVIKIKGVSELKPCEYSIIPDQIEAGTFMIAAASTRGDVLVDDVIPTHMEPLTAKLREMGVTVEEGENSIRVVCKERTKATDIKTLPYPGFPTDLQQPMAVLLGVSRGTSIITENVWESRFKYIDELKRMGLNAKVEGRSAIIEGVESLSGAEVSATDLRAGAAMVVAALTAKGVSEVHNLKHIDRGYESIEKKFIQLGGDIVRVKE; the protein is encoded by the coding sequence ATGGAGAAATTTATAGTGCATGGCGGTACACCTCTTCATGGCCGCGTGAAAATCAGCGGCGCGAAAAATTCAGCTGTTGCGATAATACCGGCAGCTATTCTGTCGGGCTCTCGGTGTGTTGTATCCAATATACCCAGGATAAACGACACTATTTACATCATGGACATGTTAGAGAATATAGGAATCGGTGTGGATTTTAAGGGTAACACGGTTTATATAGATTCGAGCGGTATAAAGAGCACTTATATTCCTGCTAATTTGGCCAATAGATTGAGGGCTTCCTACTATTTTGTAGGTGCCTTATTGGGGAGGTACAAAGAGGCTCACGTTCCATTGCCCGGAGGGTGCAATATAGGCGTGAGGCCTATAGACCAGCACATAAAGGGGTTTAGAAGTTTAGGAGCTGAGGTGTATATTGAACACGGCATTATCAATGCAAAAGCAGATAAGCTTGTTGGCACCAATATATACCTTGATGTGGTGAGCGTAGGTGCTACTATAAATATAATGCTGGCTGCATGCATGGCTGAAGGGATGACGGTTATAGAGAATGCGGCAAAGGAGCCCCATGTGGTGGATGTAGCTAATTTTTTAAACGCTATGGGCGCTTCTATAAGGGGTGCTGGCACTGATGTGATAAAGATTAAAGGGGTCAGTGAATTAAAGCCCTGTGAATACTCTATAATACCTGATCAGATAGAGGCAGGGACATTTATGATTGCAGCAGCATCTACCCGTGGTGATGTTTTGGTAGACGACGTTATTCCTACCCATATGGAGCCGCTGACTGCAAAGCTCAGGGAGATGGGCGTAACCGTAGAAGAAGGAGAAAACAGCATAAGGGTTGTATGCAAAGAGCGGACGAAAGCTACTGATATAAAGACGCTGCCTTATCCCGGCTTTCCTACGGACTTACAACAGCCCATGGCGGTGCTACTGGGAGTGTCCCGGGGCACCAGTATAATAACTGAAAATGTATGGGAAAGCAGATTTAAGTACATTGACGAATTGAAGCGCATGGGGCTCAATGCCAAAGTAGAAGGTAGAAGCGCCATAATAGAAGGAGTTGAGAGCCTTTCAGGGGCAGAGGTTTCGGCTACGGATTTAAGAGCTGGAGCAGCGATGGTAGTCGCTGCTTTGACGGCAAAAGGGGTCAGCGAAGTGCACAATTTAAAGCATATAGATAGGGGTTATGAGAGTATTGAGAAAAAGTTTATCCAGCTTGGCGGCGATATAGTAAGAGTTAAGGAATGA
- the yycI gene encoding two-component system regulatory protein YycI, protein MDWQRAKWILIISFALVNIYLFFIYAYYNSGYENGISSESVKDLQGQGITVAARVPKDIRPMKMLKVHNRRGEKTYRLSTKVYDVDSAKKLAQKLLDKNGIGDRNTVLKSVYQSSSDSFVVRFGEVYRGYYVDTSYIYVYIYPDHITVRWSYLTINGTAGKEKSVINGVQAVYSVLGETGKLKGTKVTHLEIGYYFTWDNATSGEAIPAWKLVVDGRTYYVNAYTGNVETK, encoded by the coding sequence GTGGATTGGCAGAGGGCCAAGTGGATTTTAATAATATCCTTTGCGCTGGTGAATATATATCTTTTTTTTATTTACGCCTATTATAACTCAGGATACGAAAACGGCATTTCTTCTGAATCGGTGAAAGACCTTCAGGGCCAAGGAATCACTGTAGCCGCCAGAGTTCCGAAGGATATAAGGCCTATGAAAATGCTAAAAGTGCATAACCGAAGAGGGGAAAAGACCTACAGGTTGAGTACAAAGGTATATGACGTTGACAGCGCAAAAAAGCTTGCCCAAAAGCTTTTGGATAAAAACGGCATAGGTGACAGGAATACCGTACTTAAATCTGTTTATCAATCGTCTTCTGATTCGTTTGTCGTGCGGTTTGGAGAGGTTTACAGGGGCTATTACGTGGATACCAGTTATATTTATGTCTATATTTACCCTGATCACATCACTGTAAGATGGTCTTATTTGACCATTAACGGTACTGCAGGAAAAGAAAAGTCGGTTATCAACGGGGTTCAGGCTGTGTATTCGGTTTTGGGGGAAACGGGGAAATTAAAAGGTACTAAGGTTACCCATTTGGAAATCGGTTATTATTTCACGTGGGATAATGCCACATCAGGAGAGGCTATACCCGCTTGGAAATTGGTTGTAGATGGCAGAACTTACTATGTAAATGCCTATACAGGTAATGTAGAGACAAAATAG
- the yycH gene encoding two-component system activity regulator YycH has protein sequence MVLKLDYKSLMLVVLVITSIILSYKIWFEEPYTAGGALKNIEINDSDVRAIVRPEMIYANYGGPFHSLMVGDRYDRFWSEFINILREYRDLKNKNPIKSINKTEWIKAISQRSIMYIFASDIRYELFSKLFGFKLDTPPKYIKDIVITSGENPMMYIKDSASDSYYQVDLGYITTNVNQLINSAEKFSAANYSTSYELGFNSKIRSDVLIPVDTDGFLYWSIKLLGGYERDIQRRFFTDLSVVRKVQERSGTVAYTDGKKGLRIYPYGKLEYNDSSMGYRNVDMVTAVKMAIQFIKEHGGIDQGIYFKSIIESKKDQRVDYQVAFGYDYKGIPILMPEGDYINVSISYDNIQEYSRWLKVAEAVRQETGIINAIKAIDVLYQHIPDAGYISDIELAYYDTGNFSDSRCRLVWKIVSGNRTYFVDAKDARWMGE, from the coding sequence ATGGTATTAAAACTGGATTATAAGTCGCTGATGCTCGTTGTCCTCGTGATTACGAGCATTATTTTAAGCTATAAAATCTGGTTTGAAGAACCTTATACGGCAGGGGGTGCTTTAAAAAACATTGAAATAAACGATAGCGATGTGAGGGCTATTGTAAGGCCGGAAATGATCTATGCCAATTACGGTGGGCCTTTTCACAGCCTTATGGTAGGAGACAGATATGATAGATTCTGGTCTGAGTTCATCAATATATTGAGAGAATACCGCGACCTTAAAAATAAAAACCCTATAAAGTCAATAAACAAAACAGAATGGATTAAGGCGATAAGCCAGAGGTCTATAATGTACATATTTGCGTCAGACATACGTTACGAGCTTTTCAGCAAACTGTTTGGCTTTAAGTTGGATACGCCACCTAAGTACATAAAGGATATAGTGATAACCAGTGGAGAAAATCCAATGATGTACATAAAAGACTCCGCCTCTGATTCGTATTATCAGGTGGATTTGGGTTATATAACCACCAACGTAAATCAATTAATAAATTCTGCGGAGAAATTCAGTGCCGCCAATTATTCCACCTCGTACGAATTGGGATTTAACAGCAAGATACGCAGTGATGTGCTTATTCCGGTGGATACCGATGGCTTTTTATATTGGTCCATTAAGCTGCTTGGAGGGTATGAGAGGGATATACAGAGGCGTTTTTTTACTGATTTATCGGTGGTGAGAAAAGTACAGGAGAGATCTGGCACGGTGGCGTATACTGATGGCAAAAAAGGGTTAAGGATATACCCTTATGGCAAATTGGAATACAATGATTCTTCGATGGGGTATCGCAATGTGGATATGGTGACAGCCGTTAAAATGGCCATACAGTTTATAAAGGAGCACGGAGGGATTGACCAAGGCATATATTTTAAATCTATAATAGAGTCTAAAAAAGATCAGAGAGTGGATTATCAAGTAGCTTTTGGCTATGACTATAAAGGAATTCCTATACTGATGCCTGAGGGCGATTACATCAACGTAAGCATATCGTATGATAATATCCAGGAATACAGCCGCTGGCTTAAAGTGGCTGAAGCTGTCAGACAGGAAACGGGAATTATAAACGCTATTAAAGCTATTGACGTATTATATCAACATATACCCGATGCGGGTTATATATCTGATATTGAGTTGGCGTATTACGATACCGGGAACTTCAGCGATAGCAGGTGCAGATTGGTGTGGAAGATCGTAAGCGGCAATAGGACCTATTTTGTAGATGCCAAAGATGCCCGGTGGATGGGGGAGTAA
- a CDS encoding ATP-binding protein, producing the protein MKKKFRSYRSLQWKLVIIYLMLILLAMEIVGVYLIKSFQDYQFKNLADYLEYQAKSLSFILKDNIKDGKNIKTILYLYMSPDSQLKYIYVLDKEGRIIQGTDYRNGRIISPLVFQALSFSKTLKPIKDDEKNTMDYAYPVRSGQGDVEAVVYMGASMDRTLKTINDVKVILFSATVIAVLITIVLGFILARTITEPIKEITNKAEALANGDFDQVIKVRADDEIGRLANMFNYLTGRLRRTLDEIAREKSKAEGILMNMSDGVIAASKDGTIQVINGAARSMLSGYPVSEGDNAFDMIKELTGQTMAFEDLSVNNKMVFKTSNGVFNAHFAQFKGDRDETEGFVVVIHDITEQQKLDSMRKQFVADVSHELRTPLTTIKSYVETLMSDDIDDNARNRFLQVVNKEVDRMVRLVKDLLLLSNLDSNKYAMKKETIDLKKMLTDVVSNMRLLAYNKSQQLYTKFCEEDITVEGDADKLEQVFINVINNSIKYTPNNGKIEISAALVGDKAIVTITDNGIGIPREDIEKVFERFYRVDKARSRELGGAGLGLSICKEIVSAHKGTIEIESELNRGTSVRICLPSS; encoded by the coding sequence GTGAAAAAGAAGTTTAGATCGTATAGAAGCTTGCAATGGAAACTTGTCATCATTTATTTGATGCTGATATTGCTTGCTATGGAAATCGTAGGAGTATACCTTATTAAATCCTTTCAGGACTACCAGTTCAAAAATCTGGCTGATTACTTGGAGTACCAGGCCAAAAGCTTGAGCTTTATTTTAAAAGATAACATCAAAGATGGGAAAAACATAAAAACCATTTTGTACCTTTATATGTCACCTGATTCCCAGCTTAAGTACATATACGTGCTGGACAAAGAAGGGCGAATTATTCAAGGTACTGATTACAGAAATGGCAGGATCATATCTCCTCTGGTTTTTCAAGCCCTTTCCTTTAGCAAGACTTTAAAGCCCATAAAAGATGATGAAAAAAACACCATGGATTATGCCTATCCCGTCAGGTCTGGCCAGGGTGATGTGGAGGCTGTGGTATATATGGGCGCTTCCATGGATAGAACTTTAAAGACGATAAATGATGTCAAAGTCATCTTGTTTAGCGCTACTGTAATAGCTGTGCTGATTACTATTGTCCTGGGTTTTATTTTGGCTAGGACAATTACAGAGCCTATAAAGGAGATTACCAATAAGGCCGAAGCCCTTGCTAACGGAGATTTTGACCAGGTGATAAAGGTCAGGGCTGACGATGAGATTGGGCGGCTAGCTAACATGTTTAACTACCTCACGGGGAGGTTAAGGCGTACCCTTGATGAGATAGCTAGAGAAAAGAGCAAGGCAGAAGGAATACTGATGAACATGAGCGATGGCGTCATTGCCGCCTCTAAAGACGGCACCATACAGGTGATTAATGGCGCGGCAAGATCGATGCTGTCGGGCTATCCGGTGTCTGAAGGCGACAACGCTTTTGACATGATAAAGGAGCTCACAGGACAAACTATGGCGTTTGAAGACCTGTCAGTAAATAATAAGATGGTTTTCAAGACCTCAAATGGGGTTTTTAATGCCCATTTTGCCCAATTTAAAGGGGATAGGGATGAAACAGAAGGGTTCGTAGTGGTCATCCACGATATAACAGAACAGCAAAAGCTGGACAGTATGAGAAAGCAATTTGTGGCAGATGTGTCCCATGAGCTGAGGACGCCGTTGACTACCATAAAGAGCTACGTGGAAACGTTGATGAGTGATGACATCGATGATAATGCCAGAAATCGGTTTTTGCAGGTTGTGAATAAAGAAGTGGATAGAATGGTACGCCTGGTAAAAGATCTCCTCCTTTTATCCAATCTTGACAGCAATAAGTACGCTATGAAAAAGGAGACCATCGATCTTAAAAAGATGCTTACAGACGTAGTTTCAAACATGAGGCTTTTGGCTTACAATAAATCCCAGCAGTTGTACACTAAATTTTGTGAGGAGGATATAACTGTTGAGGGAGACGCTGATAAGCTAGAGCAGGTTTTTATAAACGTGATAAATAATTCCATAAAGTATACGCCCAATAATGGCAAGATAGAGATAAGCGCTGCACTGGTAGGGGATAAAGCCATAGTTACCATAACTGATAATGGCATAGGTATACCCAGGGAAGATATTGAAAAGGTGTTTGAGAGGTTCTACAGGGTGGACAAAGCTAGGTCAAGGGAGTTAGGGGGGGCAGGGCTGGGGCTTTCTATATGTAAGGAGATAGTGAGCGCTCACAAGGGGACCATAGAGATTGAGAGCGAACTAAATAGAGGGACAAGCGTGCGCATATGCCTCCCGTCATCGTAA
- the yycF gene encoding response regulator YycF, which translates to MGAKILVVDDEKPIVDILCFNLQKEGYAVSAAYDGHEAIKKAFDEKPDLILLDVMLPGVDGFGVCKSIRSKMKTPIIMLTAKDDEVDKVLGLELGADDYVTKPFSMRELLARIKANLRRTIMNGDMSEGQVITAGDLKINFLKYEVMKNGKVLDLTSREFELLKFLVVNKNQIFSRETLLEKVWGYEYYGDIRTVDVTIRRLREKIEDDPSNPKYIYTKRGVGYYFSEKEV; encoded by the coding sequence TTGGGTGCAAAAATACTTGTAGTAGACGATGAAAAGCCGATTGTGGATATATTGTGTTTTAACCTGCAAAAAGAGGGATATGCCGTCTCTGCGGCTTATGATGGCCATGAGGCTATTAAAAAGGCTTTTGATGAAAAGCCTGACCTTATATTATTGGATGTTATGTTGCCGGGCGTAGATGGCTTTGGGGTTTGCAAGAGCATAAGGAGCAAGATGAAAACGCCTATAATCATGCTGACGGCAAAGGACGACGAAGTAGATAAGGTGCTAGGGCTGGAGCTGGGAGCTGATGATTACGTTACCAAGCCTTTCAGCATGAGAGAGCTTTTAGCGAGGATAAAAGCCAATTTGCGCCGAACTATTATGAATGGGGATATGTCAGAAGGGCAGGTTATAACAGCGGGAGATTTAAAAATCAATTTTCTCAAGTACGAAGTCATGAAAAACGGCAAGGTGTTGGATCTTACCTCTAGGGAGTTTGAACTGCTGAAGTTTCTTGTGGTGAATAAAAACCAGATCTTTTCACGGGAGACATTGCTGGAGAAAGTATGGGGATATGAGTATTATGGCGATATAAGGACGGTAGATGTGACTATAAGGCGGTTAAGAGAGAAGATAGAAGATGACCCCAGCAATCCGAAATACATTTACACCAAAAGGGGAGTGGGATACTATTTTAGTGAAAAAGAAGTTTAG
- a CDS encoding peptidase MA family metallohydrolase: MRKIIDIILICLLVSVAIYTGLYSGKVVATAYPVYKVFQQNRIVSKMDGYSEVQTKHFVIKYTDADAKYVKLVESVAEDSYKRVGEDLGYYPTKKVDIIIFHSRAVMDKSLSLPKGDDAMGVYLNGVIGVLSPDLWIDGKKNVDEVFRKEGPVLHEYTHFVVDDIAKGNYPIWFTEGIALNEEFRLNNYKWGEGFSYKNGPYTVKELTANFNKLDEILAYKRSFEVVNYISVKYGNKKIVDILKQLGAGRSMDGAFEDVLNTSIDVIDINSR, from the coding sequence GTGAGGAAAATAATTGATATAATTTTGATATGCCTCTTGGTATCTGTAGCTATCTACACGGGGTTATACTCAGGGAAGGTAGTGGCTACGGCTTATCCTGTATACAAAGTGTTTCAGCAAAATAGGATTGTAAGCAAAATGGACGGATACAGCGAAGTGCAGACAAAGCACTTTGTCATTAAATACACTGATGCCGATGCAAAATACGTAAAGCTGGTAGAAAGCGTAGCAGAGGACAGTTATAAAAGAGTAGGAGAGGATCTGGGCTACTATCCCACAAAAAAGGTAGATATAATTATATTCCACTCCAGGGCTGTTATGGATAAAAGCCTTTCCTTGCCCAAAGGAGATGATGCTATGGGCGTGTATTTAAACGGCGTCATAGGCGTTTTATCACCAGATCTGTGGATTGATGGGAAAAAGAATGTAGATGAGGTTTTTAGAAAGGAAGGGCCTGTGTTACACGAGTACACCCACTTTGTGGTTGACGATATAGCCAAAGGGAATTACCCCATATGGTTTACAGAGGGTATTGCCTTAAACGAGGAATTCAGGTTAAATAATTATAAGTGGGGTGAGGGGTTTTCCTATAAAAACGGACCTTATACTGTAAAAGAGCTTACTGCTAATTTCAACAAGCTGGATGAGATTTTGGCCTATAAGAGGTCTTTTGAGGTCGTCAATTATATAAGCGTGAAGTACGGAAATAAAAAGATCGTAGACATATTAAAGCAGCTGGGCGCCGGCAGATCGATGGATGGCGCCTTTGAGGATGTGTTAAATACATCCATTGATGTCATCGATATTAACAGTAGATAG
- a CDS encoding peptidoglycan DD-metalloendopeptidase family protein: MGSRKRLYILVSVLAVILIGSAYYISKSLAYGVYAGNKLIAVVRDVDTVDKAVQDVKKQMKEDYGIDVKFKGNLDYKRMWSRDLTDYSVLKKNILRTLGYKVRGVEIFVDGKSVGVVKSDQVAKDVFVKLLRPYALQKSSGQISGYYIKERVSFKERDVNPSEVISEDQMVDMLKNGTKDVVKTYTVKQGDSLWSIARKFDTYVDTLKKYNPGITEDLNPGDVIKLNAEKKYITIVTTRDFEREQQIPYDVKVTYDPKAPYGSIAVKQKGENGRKVFHVIEVMENGIKVAEKAISQSIVKNPVTEVVVKGTNRMIASGTFLYPSRGGISSRFGMRWGRMHTGVDIAASYGSPVEASDAGKVVFAGWESGYGKLIKIDHENGYVTYYGHLSSILVKVGQRVSKGDVIGKVGATGHVTGPHLHFEVRKDGIPQNPMNYLK; encoded by the coding sequence ATGGGTAGTAGAAAGCGATTGTATATTTTGGTATCTGTGCTGGCTGTTATCTTGATAGGTAGCGCGTACTATATAAGTAAATCGCTTGCCTACGGTGTTTATGCAGGGAACAAATTGATAGCTGTGGTAAGAGATGTGGATACGGTGGATAAGGCTGTTCAGGATGTAAAGAAGCAGATGAAGGAAGATTACGGCATTGACGTTAAATTTAAGGGAAATCTGGATTACAAGAGGATGTGGTCGAGGGATTTAACGGATTATAGCGTGTTGAAAAAAAACATATTGAGGACCTTAGGGTATAAAGTTAGAGGTGTTGAAATATTTGTAGACGGGAAAAGCGTTGGCGTGGTTAAAAGCGATCAAGTGGCAAAAGATGTATTTGTAAAGCTTTTGAGGCCCTATGCGTTGCAGAAGTCCTCCGGGCAGATCAGCGGCTATTATATAAAGGAAAGAGTTTCCTTTAAAGAAAGAGATGTAAACCCCTCTGAGGTGATCAGCGAAGACCAAATGGTAGACATGTTAAAGAACGGCACCAAAGATGTGGTAAAGACATATACCGTAAAACAGGGCGATTCCCTGTGGTCCATAGCCAGGAAGTTTGATACATACGTGGATACGTTGAAAAAATACAATCCCGGAATTACTGAAGATCTTAATCCTGGTGATGTCATAAAGCTTAATGCTGAAAAGAAGTACATTACGATAGTGACGACGCGGGATTTTGAAAGAGAACAGCAGATACCGTACGATGTAAAAGTGACTTATGATCCCAAAGCGCCGTATGGTTCAATAGCTGTAAAGCAAAAGGGTGAAAACGGGCGCAAGGTGTTCCATGTTATCGAGGTAATGGAAAATGGCATCAAGGTTGCTGAAAAGGCTATAAGCCAATCTATAGTAAAAAATCCCGTAACTGAGGTGGTTGTAAAAGGTACCAATCGCATGATAGCCAGTGGCACATTTTTGTACCCTTCAAGAGGTGGTATTTCCTCGCGCTTTGGCATGAGATGGGGTAGGATGCATACAGGGGTGGATATTGCGGCTAGCTACGGATCGCCTGTAGAAGCTTCCGATGCGGGCAAAGTGGTATTTGCTGGATGGGAGTCGGGTTATGGTAAACTCATAAAGATAGACCATGAAAACGGATATGTGACGTATTACGGCCACCTCAGCTCTATACTCGTAAAAGTGGGACAGAGGGTGTCAAAAGGGGATGTTATTGGAAAGGTAGGTGCCACAGGGCACGTCACAGGCCCACACCTGCATTTTGAGGTGAGAAAAGACGGCATACCTCAAAATCCCATGAATTATTTAAAATAA
- a CDS encoding DnaD domain protein gives MLTFKFQNPEEFGITPVDNFFIEYHMVDAPGDFVKVYLLALKYCYTGQNKISNATLANKLDLLESDVVKAWEYWSEKGLVNVIKLPSDKEDNIIVEFIDPKYSAKLNTGSDKVISVMDKPEIKQVFETIEKIVSRPLSPKEMEMYLEWIDEYSMSPEVIIMLVQYCISKNIHSLKYMETVARSWHDAGIRTLDDVEAYLKKEEQNYINYRKILRFLGLDDSEIMELHKEYMSKWLNDMGFELDVVLEACKACTLNINKPNFSYIDKVLTSWAREGIKTMEDYRKRAAQLKSDRVAKSTEFQVPKNYFNSYKDQRKYNIAELEKKLLARSRSEEP, from the coding sequence ATGCTGACGTTTAAATTTCAGAATCCCGAAGAGTTTGGCATAACCCCTGTGGACAACTTCTTCATAGAATACCATATGGTCGATGCTCCCGGCGACTTTGTAAAAGTATACCTTCTTGCACTCAAATACTGCTATACCGGTCAAAACAAAATCTCCAACGCGACGCTCGCTAACAAATTGGACTTACTGGAAAGTGACGTAGTCAAAGCCTGGGAGTATTGGTCCGAAAAGGGGCTTGTCAATGTAATAAAATTACCATCAGACAAGGAAGATAACATCATAGTAGAATTTATCGATCCAAAGTACAGCGCAAAACTAAATACGGGATCTGATAAGGTTATCAGCGTCATGGACAAGCCTGAGATCAAACAGGTATTTGAGACCATTGAGAAAATAGTCAGCAGACCTCTTTCTCCAAAAGAAATGGAAATGTACCTGGAGTGGATAGATGAATACTCCATGTCTCCTGAAGTGATAATAATGCTGGTTCAGTACTGTATATCTAAAAACATTCACTCGCTTAAATACATGGAAACAGTAGCGCGAAGCTGGCACGACGCAGGTATAAGAACCCTCGACGATGTGGAGGCTTACCTTAAAAAAGAAGAGCAGAATTACATAAATTACAGGAAGATATTAAGATTTCTGGGGCTTGATGACAGCGAAATCATGGAATTGCACAAGGAATACATGTCAAAATGGCTCAACGACATGGGCTTTGAATTGGACGTAGTGCTGGAAGCCTGCAAAGCATGCACCCTAAACATAAACAAACCCAATTTCAGCTATATAGACAAGGTGCTCACGTCATGGGCAAGGGAAGGAATTAAAACAATGGAGGACTATAGAAAACGGGCTGCTCAGCTGAAGTCAGACAGAGTTGCCAAAAGCACTGAATTTCAGGTACCCAAAAACTACTTTAACAGCTACAAGGATCAGCGAAAATACAATATAGCAGAATTAGAAAAAAAACTATTGGCCAGGAGCAGGAGTGAAGAGCCATGA
- a CDS encoding ATP-binding protein yields the protein MNKEIAFQIMREYEKKQDDVIREIKRKTQEVYSKIPLIEKIDAELSKISLYFIKNSFYHPDKSQEYIVQLKKKINTLKEKKIHMLTANGYPPDYLEPKYQCQDCKDTGFVDGKKCHCYKRRLIEICYEKSNLKEVLKTHNFNNFRLDFYSEDVDPEQGMSPRQNMQQILERSRKFIQSFGENDGYSFLFYGRSGLGKTFLSYCIAKELLDRGYVVLYLTSTDLFDILREFKLSDDDYTDEHIQMIFDSDLLILDDLGTEPLTGFTLQELFNVINKRLIHGKRMIVSTNLTLDEITSYYPERIYSRLLGNFKLFYFFGEDIRLKKRDI from the coding sequence ATGAACAAAGAAATTGCCTTTCAGATAATGCGGGAATACGAAAAAAAACAGGATGATGTAATCCGCGAGATAAAGAGAAAAACTCAAGAAGTGTACTCAAAAATCCCGCTAATTGAAAAAATCGACGCAGAACTTTCTAAAATCTCCCTGTATTTTATAAAAAACTCTTTTTACCACCCTGACAAGTCCCAAGAGTACATCGTCCAGCTTAAAAAGAAAATAAACACCTTAAAAGAAAAAAAAATCCATATGCTCACAGCCAATGGCTATCCTCCTGATTACCTAGAACCCAAATACCAATGCCAGGATTGCAAAGACACCGGCTTTGTTGATGGCAAAAAATGCCATTGTTATAAAAGGCGCCTGATCGAGATATGCTATGAAAAATCAAATTTAAAAGAAGTCCTCAAAACCCATAATTTTAATAACTTCAGACTGGATTTTTACTCCGAAGATGTAGACCCTGAACAGGGGATGTCCCCTCGTCAAAACATGCAGCAGATATTAGAAAGAAGCCGCAAATTTATCCAAAGCTTTGGCGAAAATGACGGCTACAGCTTTCTTTTTTACGGCAGATCAGGACTGGGCAAGACGTTTCTGTCATACTGTATCGCAAAAGAACTGCTGGACAGAGGGTATGTGGTCTTATACCTCACTTCTACCGATCTATTTGACATCCTCAGGGAATTTAAACTCAGCGATGACGATTACACCGATGAGCATATACAGATGATCTTTGACAGCGATCTCCTTATTCTGGACGACCTAGGCACTGAACCTCTTACAGGATTTACCTTGCAAGAGCTCTTTAACGTAATAAATAAGCGTTTAATTCACGGCAAAAGAATGATCGTGTCCACAAACCTGACATTGGACGAGATCACTTCTTATTACCCTGAGAGAATTTATTCAAGGCTTTTGGGAAACTTCAAGCTGTTTTATTTTTTCGGCGAAGACATAAGGCTAAAAAAAAGGGACATCTAG